A region of Vitis vinifera cultivar Pinot Noir 40024 chromosome 13, ASM3070453v1 DNA encodes the following proteins:
- the LOC100854584 gene encoding uncharacterized protein LOC100854584, whose amino-acid sequence MAGPYSANGQQPQFRPPYDLGYPMLAYPQPAYQSCPPYEFGYPMPAYQQPYQSPPPYEFGYPMCQNEGSTSTINHEMAWSENDLLQWISSFQKSDNFHSDHRVSPPQPNDPRLLVLLENLRKLYTERRELFKNIFPELDDNFVESFKKIRATLMQLKTDRLKAQTLQRSLSVDSPRTPSRKGDEYPLRLERFKVKTLDVYVGVAQDGKGATQPNGSK is encoded by the coding sequence ATGGCTGGCCCTTACAGCGCCAATGGTCAACAGCCCCAGTTTCGTCCACCGTATGATTTGGGGTATCCCATGCTTGCCTACCCACAGCCTGCTTATCAATCTTGTCCGCCATATGAATTTGGTTATCCCATGCCTGCCTACCAGCAGCCTTATCAATCTCCTCCACCATATGAATTCGGGTATCCCATGTGTCAGAATGAGGGATCAACCAGCACCATAAATCATGAGATGGCATGGAGTGAGAATGATTTACTGCAGTGGATAAGCAGTTTCCAGAAGAGCGATAACTTTCATTCTGATCATAGAGTTAGTCCTCCTCAACCCAACGATCCAAGGCTGCTAGTGCTGTTAGAAAATCTTCGGAAACTCTATACGGAAAGGAGGGAGTTGTTCAAGAACATATTTCCGGAGCTTGATGACAACTTTGTGGAGTCGTTTAAGAAAATCCGAGCAACTCTAATGCAACTGAAGACAGATCGGTTGAAGGCACAGACCTTGCAAAGGAGCTTGAGTGTGGATTCACCTCGCACGCCCTCAAGGAAAGGCGATGAATACCCATTGAGGCTGGAGAGGTTCAAAGTCAAGACTCTGGATGTGTATGTAGGGGTGGCACAAGATGGCAAGGGTGCGACCCAGCCAAATGGTTCCAAATAG